From one Anopheles bellator chromosome 1, idAnoBellAS_SP24_06.2, whole genome shotgun sequence genomic stretch:
- the LOC131208453 gene encoding guanine nucleotide-binding protein subunit beta-like protein 1 has product MALLPPDPVFCLKPLEHTSYYSLCFRTPEHLYAGTAKGTVQLWELQTNRTSYQLSVGTSAVLNLAHTDDALLTQEKEGAVKLWALADADYVLRHEISTEHIGFCRMAHDAPSGTVIIPREGSVISVLCAKTFSETMRFTPPAPTSGATTAAPPYGSVMCFRPIELQSQRYLLAGYESGALVLWDYRTGRPVAGETVQLRTADGDCLFTVDYDPVTNRGVAGGSSDRLFIFSIDRKTQQVARKTEITIKNPGIHRVTIRPDLKVFATAGWDGRIRIFSWKSLRPLAVLTEHKGELLDIGYSHGKVTMWNAPIMAAAGTDGQISLWDLYK; this is encoded by the coding sequence ATGGCCTTACTACCTCCGGATCCGGTGTTCTGTCTGAAACCGCTCGAACACACGTCCTACTACTCGCTCTGCTTCCGCACACCGGAACATCTTTATGCCGGCACGGCAAAGGGCACCGTCCAGCTGTGGGAACTACAGACAAACCGTACCTCGTACCAGCTATCGGTGGGCACCAGTGCCGTCCTCAACCTGGCCCACACCGATGACGCCTTACTGACGCAGGAGAAGGAAGGAGCGGTGAAACTGTGGGCCCTGGCCGACGCCGACTACGTGCTGCGCCACGAGATTTCGACCGAACACATCGGCTTCTGTCGGATGGCGCACGACGCCCCGTCCGGCACCGTGATAATACCCCGCGAAGGATCGGTCATCAGTGTGCTGTGTGCCAAAACGTTTAGCGAAACGATGCGCTTCACACCGCCAGCGCCAACGagcggcgccaccaccgccgcccctcCGTACGGCTCCGTCATGTGCTTCCGGCCGATCGAACTGCAAAGCCAACGGTACCTGCTGGCGGGCTACGAGTCCGGTGCGCTGGTCCTGTGGGACTACCGCACCGGGCGACCGGTTGCCGGGGAAACGGTCCAGCTTCGGACGGCCGATGGCGACTGTCTGTTCACGGTGGACTACGATCCCGTCACGAACCGCGGTGTGGCCGGTGGATCGTCGGACCGGCTGTTCATTTTCTCGATCGACCGCAAAACGCAGCAAGTGGCCCGAAAGACGGAGATTACCATCAAGAACCCGGGCATTCACCGGGTCACCATCCGGCCGGATCTGAAGGTATTCGCCACTGCCGGCTGGGACGGGCGGATTCGAATCTTCTCCTGGAAAAGCCTACGGCCGCTGGCCGTGCTGACGGAGCACAAGGGCGAGCTGCTGGACATCGGCTACTCGCACGGCAAGGTGACGATGTGGAACGCCCCGATCATGGCCGCGGCCGGCACCGATGGGCAGATTTCGCTGTGGGATCTGTACAAATga